The window CTACATTTTCTCCCTTATGTCACAGAATGGTCAAGGTAACACTATTTCTAAACATAGCTAGGGAACACTATTTATTCAAGAACACCCTGCCTATTGTACTTCAAAGCTGTTTAACACCTCTCTTCCAGGACCTCATCTAATGTGTGTGCTTAAAGTTGAATTGTAGGAATAATTTAAATGCACAAAGAAGGATTGAGTTTCATAGTTACTAACTTAGGTAAAATTCAGTTCTAGCATGTAAAAGCAACACACTGATTGCTCCTTACTAATACAGTTAGTGCTGTTTTGAGTGTAGAATAATAGTACTTAATGTATGCTGAAAAGGAAGGCCAACAGCAAAAGTGAGTATGCTTCCACCTCCCTTCCCCTACAAGAGGCACCACCTCCAAGGCTATTAACAAACAGTTTTTATTATTCTGGCCCCACACACAGCGTACAGGGGTCCTGCCACCTCCACGCACTACCGCCCTGCAGCAGGAACTGTGGCTGCCTACTCCATCCTGTTGGATGCCAGTGTTATGATTAGGATTCTGCCAGTCCACAGAATGGGCAACTCCTTCTCTTTTGTCCAGAGCTCTTGCTGCTTTGGCAAGGAATGCTAGGCCCTAGGATACCAAGGCAGATGGCTGAGTAGACAAGTGGAGGCAGGAGAGATTGTCAGTCAGGATTCTCAGTGTGAACCTTCACCTCCCAGGAGTCCCAAGCAGAAACCTGGAGAGAGAATGAATACAGCACCAGACAATAGAAACAAAGTCAGCAGGAGAAAGTAGTACCCCAAATCATGAATCCAAGTTTTTATGCCAACAAGATTCCTTTGTAGCAGGGCTAGACTGCCAGGTCGGTGCCCACTGTGGATTACTGAGACCACCTCTATGTCCATAGCCAGGGAGAAGTGAGTGCATGGAAGGTAGCTTACCACTGGGCCCCTGAAACACTCTGCTTCATTCATCATCAATACTTAGCCTTTGTATAAAGAACTTCTGAATAGTGAGAGTACTTCACATAAATTATCTTCTTGTAACCCTTaacaccacctaatggcacagtggggaaatgatttgactagcaagtcaggggttgctagtttgaatccctgctggtatgtttcccagactatgggaaactcctatatcagagatataggaagaagctgaaaggcatcatcgcatactgcgcaggaggcggcaatggtaaacccctcctgtattttaccacagggctctgtggtcaccaggagtcgacaccgacttgacagcacactttaccttaacccTTACAACAACCCAGTAGGTACGTGAATATTTTGTCCTCCTCAAACTGCAGCTGCGGAGCCACCTTGTGAGCTCATAGAAGAAGCAGGATTCAAAATTGGGAATGTTCCAGTTCATAGTTGTTCCTTACCTGCTAGTTTTCCATCACTCTTAAGACAGCATggcaggggtaggcaagcttggcctctagctgttgaactacatctcctatacattgtggctaggaatgatgggagttgtagttcaacagcagttgACTGTACTGTAGGGGTAGCTATCCCtatgaggagaactggtcttgtggcagcaagcatgacttgtccccttagctaagcagggtctccctggttgcatctgaatgagtgactacatgtgttaacactgtaaaatattccccttttagaggatggagtcactctgggaagggcatccaggtttcaagttccctctctggcttctccaagatagggctgagagggattcctgcctgcaaccttggagaagctgctgtcagtctgtgtagagtcgagaatactgagctggatggaccaatggtctgactcagtatatggcagctgcctatgttcctatgtactactgTATACCAGCTCTAATCACATCCAGACGGGTATATTAACACCTACCTCACTTTAGTTAcagtgatccacttgtggaactctctgccacaggatgtggtgacggccaacaacctggatggctttaagaggggtttggatgacttcatggaggagaggtctatcaatgactactagtcagagggctgtgggccacctccagcctcaaaggcaggatgcctctgagtaccagttgcagggaagtaacagtaggagagagggcacgccctcaactcctgcctgtggcttccagcggcatctggtgggccactgtgcaaaacaggatgctggactagatgggccttgggcctgatccagcaggcctgttcttatgttcttatgagtttaactgtgttcataagaacagccctgctagatcaggcccaaggcctatctagtatcTCATCTTCTTTGCCCCAGGGAAAACCCAGCCCTTCTCACCATTCTCCTCGTGCCGTCACAGCTTCCTTCCGTACCAACCGCTTCTTGTCATCTAAGGGTTTGGCCAGTGCCCGGATCACCCGTGGCTTGTAGGGGATCACCTGACAGCAAGTGGAAAGTAGTATTAAAGAGTTTCCCGCAACCCCACACAACGAAAGCCTCACTTCTCATTCCACTACCAGCAATACTGCAGAAGAGATTATGGCACAAGTCCCACACGCTGAAAGGGGATGATGCACTTCCCAGGAAGAGGAATTGGCAagttattactcacaggcagagCTACTACTTACCACTGGGGTGGGCAAGGCAACCAATGCATGGAGGCACTGAAGCGCAGCAATGCGGATTGCCTGCAACACACAATGGCAGGCAGTTAGCATTTCACAAGCTAGAAGGGAAAAAGGAGAACAGCTGGCTGCCCAGGGACAAGCAGATCAGTACTCACCATGGCTGGGCTGTCGGTCAAGCTGAGAAACTTGCTCACCAGTGTGTCAACGTGCAGACTCATGACATGAGGGGCATCAAGCAACAATGGTTGTAGACAGTGCAGAGTTGATAGCTGGACCACACCGTCAGGACACGACAGAGCTTCCAACAACAGGGGCAGCAACTGTGGAGATACGAAAGTAAGGCAGGGGCACAATTCTCCCCCCACATACacgctgtatttacctgaatccaagactagggttttcccaagttttttgatattagatatcaggaggtcatcttaaattcaaagtcctgttcctttcgaATAAATGCAGGTagaatctgtatttaacctctactttttcaAGAGGTCGTCTTAAATGCAAACTTGTCttcgattcgggtaaatatggtatctgGGTAACTCCTTACAGACAAGGGCTCTTCTGGACTGACCCTTCACCCTCGCCCACGCTCACCATAGGCAGCTCCGTCACTAGCACTGGTTTGGGCAGATGATTCAGTATGTGAGACAGGCCCTTCAGGTAGTTTGATTTTACACCTAGGAAGAACAGAAGGCCAGAAGCTCATTCCTACAGCTTACAAGAGATGCTGCTAGGTAGGCTTAAGCACACTTGAGACTTGCAAGGGATCTGAAGAGCAGTCAGCTACTGTTATTTATGCAGTACCACACATGTTCATGGTGCTGTTCAAAGAATGAGGACAGGTCTCACTATGGAGTCTATAGTAAACATTATCTGCTGCTCATCAAGAAAAGGCATCCAATCGTTCTATTTCTCATAGGAAAGTACGGGCAGGGCTAGTCGGCTCAGAGCTACAAAAGCTTTCCTGCCATTAAGCACCTGCAGAGACTTTGAAGGCCctgaaccttttttaaaaaattattttttattttattcaattcctataccgcccttccaaaaatggctcagggtggttcacacagagaaataacaaatgattaagacaaacaaaatggatccctgtccccaaagggctcacagtctaaaaagaaacaaaacagaccccagcaacagtcactggaggtcctgtgctgggggtggatagggccagttactctccccctgctaaataaagagaatcaccacgttaaaaggtgcctctttgccaagttagcaaggctTTTGACAAGAAGAAGCAGAAAAAGGCCTAAAGCttgggctctcctcctcctctcctgtaaAATAGAAGGTTCAGAAGTTTCTCCCAGCTCTACTCCAACCCAAGAAGAACTATAAAAAGCAGGTCTGGAATCTCATGACAAAAGAGTGATCTAAACTGGGTGGTGGTAACCACAGTCTTGTTTAATTTTCACACTCATATTGCCTGCCTTATTTTTGCCACACCAAATGTGGACTAGGAGTGCCTTACCGGGGGCAGCAGTGTGGAAACCCTGTACCAGTTGAGGCACACACTCTGTGAAGAAGCGTTGGCGGAACATGAGGCGCACCTCCGCGTGGCAGTTCTTGCCCAGCACATCCTGGGAGTCGGCCATGAGCAAGGCAAAGCCATCGCCCACTGCGGGGCCCAGGACCGTGTCTCCCAAGAGCACAAGTAGCTgtaaggtagaaggacaggtgcTATTAGATGGGGTAGGGAAGCAGGATTTCAGTTCCTCCCAAAGATGCTAAACCTCCCTCCTCAAGCTCACCTTGCCAGTCAGGTGTGTGGTTAGTGGGTGGTAGCGCAGCAGTAAGGCCTTGCTGATCTACAGAAAGGGAAAATGGCATgctcagataggaacataggaaactgccatatactgagtcagaccattggtctatctagctcagtattgtcttcacagactggcagcggttcctccaaggttgcaggcaggaatctctctcagccctatcttggagaagccagggagggaacttgaaaccttatgctcttcccagagtggcttcatcccctgaggagaatatcttgcagtgctcacaccaagtctcccattcatatgcaaccagggcagaccctgcttatcaatggggacaagtcatgcttgctaccacaagacttcagccttaaatgttcacacatccaccatcttgaattggggtagatgaaatcacaaactgcaccactgagatgtccctatacctgtagcaaaACTGGTTTAAATTGCtcaggcggtccacaagttagcccatttgcacctcaaattttcACACACCACATCTTGATTCAGGGTGTATGATATcacaactacaccattgaggtgtccctaagtgtctctacagatgtagcaaatttggttcaaattggttaggcagttcacaagttagtccacttgcacctcaaacatttacgtgcccgccatcttgaattgggatggatgatatcatcacaagctatgccgttgaggtgtccctatgtgtccctacatctgtacccTATTTGGCTTATATTAGTccaggtattgtgaagttgatagcgggggacacatggacagaatgccaggtgatctcatacgcTTACTTTCCATAAGCAGAGTAGGTAAACACAAATTATCACAACTTAAACACACTCaattctataagtctaattaaaagcctaattaAAATGATGCAGACTTACCCACAGCAGAAGACTGAGGGCCTGACTTCGATGGGGACCCTCGTTCAGGCCTTGCTCCAGCTTATTTGTGGCTGTTCTTAAGAGCTCATCTAACTGAGGCCCTAAGTAAGGATAGAAGCAAAGAGGCCAACTGTTGCTCCTGCACAACACCCTGTGACAATCAAGCAGGGCATCATCCAACACAGCCCAGCATTGGGGTTTCATACAGATCAGAGCAATGCCTTGGTTCCTAAtgctaagacacacacacacacacagagcccagtcCAGCCATTACCTGCTGGGTGCTTGTTAACCAGTCCTGCAAAGCATttggcagcagctgtggcagtgaAGGGGCAGTCACAGGAGCAGCTCAGGGCTAGCAGCTCACGCAGCAATCGGTCCTGCTGAGGAATGGGAACCTGCAGGGAAATGTGTGGGGGTCACAGAAGTCCTGGCATCAGGCACAGGCAGGATGGGTGGGTCAATTCTCTCACAAGCACACTGCagccctttccctcccccacttctcCCTGAACTCACATTTCTTGGCAAGGAGCACACAAAGGCCATGAGGAGAGCAACAAGCCTTCTCTGGGCTGCCACTGGGCACTGCCCACCCTGTGGAGGAAAGATCATGTTTATCAACAAGGCCACCCTGAAGCCtctgccgccccccacccccgcaggtgcagcagccctatccaaccccagcacagcatctctccagtgtctgttgctggtatctgccttctgtttctttttagattgtgagccctttggggacaggggaccatcttattgacctattatttatttttctacgaaaaccgctttgagaactttggttgaagagtggtatataaatatttgtcgtcgttATCGTGTTCCACTATCCAACATacctggaagggctggaaagtGCTGGGGAAACTGTTTCCAGGCAGGAAGGAGAGTTCTCCATCTAGGAAGAGGGGCACCACTTTGGAGACACTCTGGGCAGCCAGGCTGGCATGGAGAAACAAGGAAGCAGCAATGTCAGAAACCCACTGTGGTGTAAGtggtgttggattaggactggggagacccaagttcaaatccctagtcaacaatgaaactcactgggtgatactgggccagccacttatctctcaacctaaccgacctcacaagattgttgtgaggataaacataaaccacATACAGTAcagtgctctgagctcctcagaggaagagcaggatataaatgtaaaacataaGAAACACAGACCGGGCTAGTGTGCAGCACAAAGCACCAAAGAAATGGAGTAAGACTGCCAGCACCTGTCCCATCCTAGAAGCTAAAAAGCTGGACTGGGATCTGACCGTATCCCAAAGAAAAGAAGTTAGGAGAGGGAGCCACGCACAGTGTATGCATTTGGGCCACAGGAAGAGTCCTTCTCTGCAGCTGTTACTCACTTTGGGCTTAAGTGCATGCAGGCAGCACTGATGATGGGCACCATGGCTGATAAGGCTTCCTCTTTCAGCAGCACTTTGCTCAGCATTGTGTGGGAATTCTCTGAAAGTATTGCAGAAAGGGAAGATGAGTCAGAAGTGGAGGGAGTAGGGACTGCCCTTCAGTATCTCATCGCCTTCTCATAATGGCCAAACGACAGAGGACCAGTGCCACCAGAAGTGGCCCCATGTGGGCAGAGTAAGGACAAAGTGGGGTCGGGAGGAGGTGCAAGGGCCAGTCCAGGACAAGAGGGATGGGTCTAGGCACTGCTAGGTCCCTTCCTTTTAACTCAGGGCTCTAAATGTAAACCAGTGCTAAAAGCAGAAGCACATTCCCTTCCTAGACAAGGCGGCCACAGACACCAGCCTGCTTCAGGGAGTAGCTGATCTGTGCCTGAGCCCAGGCCTTACCTTGCATGGCAGCCTGCACCGCTAAGCCTACCAAGGAGGGCACCACCGCCTGATGAAAGTACCAATAGCTCTGCCCGTCTTGCTGGCACTGCAACGCCACCTGCTGCAGGCTTTGGCACACAGACACCACCGACTGAATACCTGCTGGCACGTTGTCTGCAAAAATGAGGCCCTTTTAAAATCCGAAAAACATTTTATCGGTCTCACTCAACACTCTCACAAACACGCCCCTGCCCCCCAGTCccctggttttttttgttttttttttttaaggccaataCGTGGTCCTCATGGTCATTTAAAGGAATCTGAAGAATTGTGGCAACATTGGGCTGTAGGTTGACTCTGGGATATGTGAAGATTATGCAAGTCCCAGTCTCCAACAATAAACTGTGTTTCACCTCTTTATAGCTATTGGACTGCAAGACACACAGGTCACGGAGTCCATATGGGACACGCAAGCCATCGATACCCACCCCAACCCCTgccaaaaaatttttttgtcactTCTCTGACATTACCTTTCTGGACCTGCTGAAGGTGTTGCAGAAGAACGGGAACGGTCTCCCTCACTATACTGGGGTGGGTGGACACAGCTGCCAGGGCCTGCAGGCAACGATCCGGCCAGGATGGAGCCCTACCCTCTTGCAGTTCTGAAAGAGACGGCACACAGAACATCCGTCTCAAAGGGTTTGGCCAGGCCCATGGAGTAGTGCTCCTCTCAACCCTAGTCCAAGAACCAACCAACCAGGCTGACCCTTTGACCTACCTCATATGCCTCAAGTCACCACCAAGGGCCCTCCAGAGGGCgggtggccatagctcagtgtcagagcccctgctttgcaggcaggtcCCAGGTCCAGGCgtctccaggcagagctgagagagacccttgtcttaaaccctggagagctgctgccagtcagaaaaaataatactgagctgggtggatcaatggtctggctcacAAGGTGGCAGATGTTCACACAGATGGAGACCAACTCCACTTTCTGGACCTGCCTACCCTGCAGCTAGTACCTACGACCAACTCAGGACAGACACCAAGTATTTTCGCACATGTGGAAGAGAACACGAGGGAGGAGATCTAGCTACCTCCCACGACCCACCAACCAGTATGCTGTACCTGACTGCAACCCTTCCGAGAGCTTCTGAACCAAGCACCTACTGAAGGCTTCTGGATAGACGGGAGCCAGGATCCCAGCAGCCTCCATGGCTGCCAAGctacagggggagagagagagagagagagagagagagagagagggaaaaaaaaCTATGCAAGAAGGTGAGGGCCTGTGATCAAGGAACCAGCTGGCCAGCCATAGAGCAAGGGCCACAGATCAGAAGAGCTGATTTTTCTAGTCTATAAGTTGTGATTTGTAcgtggttttaaaaactgtttactACGAGAACTCTTTCGCCAATAGTGATGCAGGTTGCTTGGGCTTTGCTAAGCTTATGTCACCTGGGTCCACCTAGAAAGGTGATCTATCATTAGAGAGTGGGGATaacttttacatgatccccaccacacgttaaggtcatctgaggaggtccgtctccagttgccaccagttcgtctggtggcgacgcagaggcaggccttctctgtagctgctcctgggctatggaatgcactcccggcagaaattcgtaatctgagatcattgctgtccttcaagagagcccttaaaacgtacttatttggcctggccttctagagttttaaatgattaattgttttaaactgttttaaattgttgccctgattttcagggcttttagctgttttattggttttattgtgttttaatagtttgattttaattgttaatttgtttttaattgtttttatcatgttgtgaactgccctgagccatatcggaagggcggtatataaatctaacaaacaaacaaactgttggTGTTGCGCCCTGCTCGCAGAGTTTCCTTTCAGTACCCCAGTGGAATTACATGAAGACATCAACACACAAGGTTTTGAACCGAAAAATATATTGTAGAAAATATGAGAAAGGCACTCACATGATATTGTAACTCAGTAAGACCATTCACAACCCCTTGGTAAGGGGTTACCAAGCCTTTTGGAGAGCTGTCTGGTGCCATTCACAACCCCTTGGTAAGGGGTTACCAAGCCTTTTGGAGAGCTGTCTGGTGCCCACCACATGTAGATGCTTTTTATGCTAAGGGCTAGATGGGAGCTTTAGATGTAGGTCtgtcttaattttattttattctacactcttattgttttgttttactgtcttaaattttatattacttttattgttttactgttctGAGCAGCCCCAAGTAGTATTgctctggaggggcaggatataaatattttgaattagtaagtaagtaaataaatagtgaaggtgattgagcaggtgctATGGAGTATGAATGAGGACACAGAACAGCGATTAACATCTTGGCTgggttttgagatcattatcttacATGAAGCTAActgaaggagaagagagctgatcttgcagaagcaagcacgaattgtcccctttattagcaaaggtccaccctggtttccatttggagaGGTAACTACATCTGAacactatctgctgtaagatattccccttaggggatgaggccatttCTCAGTGGAAGGATCTTGGCTTAGCATGCAGATGGTCTgagtttcaatctctggcatctccagataggcttgggaaagactcctgcttgaaatcctggagagctgctgccagtcagtgtagacaatactgagctagatgggccagtggcctgactcagtttaaggctgCTTCTTGTGTCACTCTGAATTAAAGTGCCAACTGCTTCTTAGAAGGGCAAAAGGAGGAGCCAAAGAGCAAAGGATGAGTATTAAGTTTgaagtatttatttttagaaCCACTGATTTTATTGGTTGTACTTGATCATTAACCCATACAAAATAACTGAAATACTTTCttatttaaaaagagaacacagaTGTTGAATTAGTGCCCTCATTTTAAGAGCAATTTTTATTTCTCCCCTGTGCAGGACAGAAAATGTAGTTCTGCCTGTCCAacgctagtctggatgtcagccactgttaaaaATGAGGAGCAATAAGGAAAACAAACGGCAATGCTAAAATGAGAGGGTCTAGAAAATATACTATTATGATGAAAAGGTTTTAACTACACTATTGGGGCCATACTCAAATCCATGCTATGAGAAAGAATGGATAGATTTCACATTTGTTAATATTTAGAAAGTAATCACTGCAGGACAATTCTGGAAAATGCAATGAAATGGCTgctatttattattgatttgtttattgcttttcaacaagagagttctcaaagcggttcaccTAGAAAAAAggagaaggtggttccctgtcccacaaGGGCTCATATCCCTCCACCCTAGAACATACAGCCCAAGCTGGTTCCCAGCCTTTACCTGGTCTGGGGATCCTCCTTGTGCAGGATGAACTGTGCAAGGTTGTCCACAAGTAACTCCACATCTGGGAGGGCCAGCAGCCCTGAAACAGGAAAAAGGCTGAACTGCAAAGTTTTATTCCCATGCAGCAGAGCTTCACTCGCATCTAAGCTGAGAGCCTGGCTGCACACCCATGTGATACAACATACCAGCTAGAAGGATCTGTACAAATAAGTACAGCACAGAAAAATATCTAAAATGACATAATCCTCCCTTTGCCTCCTGGGGACACCACTCCGCCTACGGAGCAGAACGCACCTTGCAACGATCCTAGCAAGGTCAGAGTCCGGATCCCAACCAACTGCAGTTGCACATTGGGCTCATTAAGTGCAGAGAACACCATGGAGCACAGAGCCGCTTTGGAGCAGAGCAGAGGACTCTTGTCTGAAAGAGAAAGACGTGCACACAATTAGTGTAATGGGCTTGAGAACCATGGACACAAATAACTCAGAGTCACAAGGCACTTGGCGCAGCACCACAACTGCAAGTCAAAGCAGTCCCGACAAGGCTCTCGC of the Hemicordylus capensis ecotype Gifberg chromosome 3, rHemCap1.1.pri, whole genome shotgun sequence genome contains:
- the MMS19 gene encoding MMS19 nucleotide excision repair protein homolog isoform X5 — encoded protein: MLSEVLLQCYSLLQEKEVTHLILFYENRLKDHHLVIPSVLKGLKALQGLLQMLPEKSVESMCEELAPGLAVSVLKAIFQEVHVQSLLQLDRHTVYTIITNFMISREAELKGLGADFTFGFIQVMDGEKDPRNLLVAFQIVQDIIVKGYTLGPFAEELFEVTSCYFPIDFTPPPNDPHGIQREDLIVGLRAVLTSTPVFAEFLLPLLIEKMDSDVQSAKLDSLQTLNAACTVYGQKELKEFLPSLWSSLRREVFQTASERIEAEGLSALRALATCLSRQVLSSDDEDHLDSFLRGILQDCKHHLCEPDMKLVWPSAKLLQAAAGASLRAYYQITSSVLPLLVEQYTRHVQSSQRRTILEVLLGFLEVRQKWGPEEEDKSPLLCSKAALCSMVFSALNEPNVQLQLVGIRTLTLLGSLQGLLALPDVELLVDNLAQFILHKEDPQTSLAAMEAAGILAPVYPEAFSRCLVQKLSEGLQSELQEGRAPSWPDRCLQALAAVSTHPSIVRETVPVLLQHLQQVQKDNVPAGIQSVVSVCQSLQQVALQCQQDGQSYWYFHQAVVPSLVGLAVQAAMQENSHTMLSKVLLKEEALSAMVPIISAACMHLSPNLAAQSVSKVVPLFLDGELSFLPGNSFPSTFQPFQGGQCPVAAQRRLVALLMAFVCSLPRNVPIPQQDRLLRELLALSCSCDCPFTATAAAKCFAGLVNKHPAGPQLDELLRTATNKLEQGLNEGPHRSQALSLLLWISKALLLRYHPLTTHLTGKLLVLLGDTVLGPAVGDGFALLMADSQDVLGKNCHAEVRLMFRQRFFTECVPQLVQGFHTAAPGVKSNYLKGLSHILNHLPKPVLVTELPMLLPLLLEALSCPDGVVQLSTLHCLQPLLLDAPHVMSLHVDTLVSKFLSLTDSPAMAIRIAALQCLHALVALPTPVVIPYKPRVIRALAKPLDDKKRLVRKEAVTARGEWFLLGTPGR
- the MMS19 gene encoding MMS19 nucleotide excision repair protein homolog isoform X6, encoding MDGEKDPRNLLVAFQIVQDIIVKGYTLGPFAEELFEVTSCYFPIDFTPPPNDPHGIQREDLIVGLRAVLTSTPVFAEFLLPLLIEKMDSDVQSAKLDSLQTLNAACTVYGQKELKEFLPSLWSSLRREVFQTASERIEAEGLSALRALATCLSRQVLSSDDEDHLDSFLRGILQDCKHHLCEPDMKLVWPSAKLLQAAAGASLRAYYQITSSVLPLLVEQYTRHVQSSQRRTILEVLLGFLEVRQKWGPEEEDKSPLLCSKAALCSMVFSALNEPNVQLQLVGIRTLTLLGSLQGLLALPDVELLVDNLAQFILHKEDPQTSLAAMEAAGILAPVYPEAFSRCLVQKLSEGLQSELQEGRAPSWPDRCLQALAAVSTHPSIVRETVPVLLQHLQQVQKDNVPAGIQSVVSVCQSLQQVALQCQQDGQSYWYFHQAVVPSLVGLAVQAAMQENSHTMLSKVLLKEEALSAMVPIISAACMHLSPNLAAQSVSKVVPLFLDGELSFLPGNSFPSTFQPFQGGQCPVAAQRRLVALLMAFVCSLPRNVPIPQQDRLLRELLALSCSCDCPFTATAAAKCFAGLVNKHPAGPQLDELLRTATNKLEQGLNEGPHRSQALSLLLWISKALLLRYHPLTTHLTGKLLVLLGDTVLGPAVGDGFALLMADSQDVLGKNCHAEVRLMFRQRFFTECVPQLVQGFHTAAPGVKSNYLKGLSHILNHLPKPVLVTELPMLLPLLLEALSCPDGVVQLSTLHCLQPLLLDAPHVMSLHVDTLVSKFLSLTDSPAMAIRIAALQCLHALVALPTPVVIPYKPRVIRALAKPLDDKKRLVRKEAVTARGEWFLLGTPGR